TCTTTGCCTCTCGAATTCCGCCGATCCAAATCTTTATTCCAATGCAAATCTTTCTCGTAGGATAAATCAAAATTGGAGAATAGCATCTGGCATGGAGATTCGGCCAAAGATAGCTTTATCCGTGCAAAGACGCAACAGCAGCAGTAGCAGCACCAGTAGCGGCAGTAGCaccaacagcagcagcagcagcgacGGCGGTAGCAACGTAAGCAGCGTTGCCGGTAGCAACGGTACCGGCGGTAGTAGCAGCAACGACAACGAGGACGGAAATAGGAACGGCAATGAGAAGGAAAATGGAAACGGAAACGGTAATAGAAACGGTTCGTCCGCGTCATCGATCACGCGAAGCGCCAGGTCATCCGAGGACGACATCACCTTGAACGAGATGATGGGCAAATTCGACGAAAGTTACGTTTACGAGAAAGAGACGGACATCTTGTCCGACAGCGATCCGACCGATTGCGAGGACTACATCGAATCTCTGTCCGATCTGGACGCCGTTAGAGACGGTGCCGATGAAAACGATCCTCTCGGCAACGATGACTTCGACTATATCGACAACGGTTCGTTCCTCGATCTCGACAATCTCGATTGCACCGGACGTTTCACTAACACCGGACACTGTACTTATTTCGCGTTCGCCGGCGAACTCGCACGGCGGAGCAGCAGACTGCGAGAGTCGTTGATGAAGCGGAGGAACAGGGACGACGCGGCGACGGCGGCCGCGGCGGCCATGCTTCAGAGGTACGTGCATGCGCAAATTCTATTTCCTGTCGGCGATGAAACGCGTCGCGCCTCTGTTCGCAGAACGATCAGCGCGAAGAATACCGCGAAGAAGCAAACAGCGCGACACAAGAAGCAACCGACAGACGAGAAGCAGCAGTCGAGCGAAAAACGGAAAAAGAGATGCTCGCAGCGCAGGAAACCGAATTTCGACAAACGCGATCCGAATACCGGCGTAATGGGAGGAATCATTGGTCGCAATAACGACCGtaacggcgacgacgacgacaacaacGACGATGACGAAGAAACAGCGGCAAACTTGAACCGCGTGCTGGTCGAGAGAATGCTGCTTAAAAACTCGGGCTTCAATCAGGGTAGTAGAAGCGTCGGTGGTACACCGATTTGTTTGCGTCGCAAGAAACAAAATTGCGACGTGAACAAAAATTTGTCACCGCTCCGATCGACCGACGAACGATCGTCTGCCGGCCGGCTCGTCACCGGTGATCTCGATGTCGTCAAGAGACGTTCCAATTCGGTACGCGCGCGCGCTCTAATTTCTACCTATCTACGTATATCGGCCTATGCTACGTATACCGATTATACCGATATATCggtcctctttttttttctttcgatctgcAGGTGAGCTACGTGAACGGAAACCTCGTCAGGCGGCGGCTAACTACCACCGACAACAACACCTATATGACGACGTTCGCCTCCGAGATCGCTCTGATCGAGGCCGATAAGGAAGCGGACAAAAAGTATCGAGAATTGATCCTCGAGGCAGAGAACATTTTGGTGAACATGCAAAAGAATCAAACCAGCCTACCCATCGTACCATCGCCCTCCCGAAAGTTTCACAACGGACTCACGAACAAACGGGTCGAACTCATCAAAAATACAGAACTGAATATCGAACTTGCCCTCTCCAAGAGTAGGAACTCGCAGCCGGAATTGCAGAGTGGCAGCATCAAGGATCTCGAGCATACCAGTCCCAAGAGGCAGCAGTTCGTTCAACCGTGTTCCCCGATGCGACGATTCGTCGAGCGAAACGTTTCCCCGCCGATGCCCGGTACGACAACAGCCACGTTCCAATCGAGCTCGATCAAATGCTCCATCGACTCCCCTCTCGTTTCGAGAAGAAAGGCGACGGCGACGGTGAGCCAACGGCAGTCACCTGATAAAAGTATGCTTCGTTGCTCTCGGCCGAGGGTTTACGAGAATCAGGATCTCGATGATTACGATGGACGGCGAGTGAACGCGAGAATGGCGACGGCGTCCACGACCAATTCACCATCGGCAGTGACAATGTTCAATTGCAACGGTATCATCGGTTCGGATCAGTGCGCCACGCGCTCTCAAACTTCCCCTTACCTCGTCAACAGGCCTCGTTGCACCTTTTTATCGCACACAGATTCTTTCCCCGGAATAAGTCGAAGAGAACTTCGCACCTCGAGATCGTCGCTCAACGCCGTAACCAAGGAGGAGGGAGTAACGTCGAGTTCCTCGGACTCGGAGGAAAGATGCGACATCAGGAGGCGAGCACCTCTAATGACTTTCAGGTTAGCGTGTCGAAAGCTACATCCTTGACACCCACATTTCCCCGTATCCGCCGATTTTGTTAGAGGCACCAGTCTTAGAGAATGCTCTTTTTTATCTTTGCAGGTCAGTCGATATGGGACCCATAAAAGAAGGATCCTCCTATTGTCCGCAAAGCGAGCCGGTCAAAAGGAAAGTGTACGCAGGCAGTGCTACCTATGGCAGGATACAAAAAACTCTAGGGGAGCATATCACGTTGAGAAATTCGGACGGGGATACCGCCACCGACGATACCGGTAAGCAGCTCATACGATAAGTCGTGACAAGTATAGACAACTGTCTACGCTACCGCTGTCGTTCACAGATGATTCGAGGAGATCTCTGAAAGAAAAAGTGGCTAGGCTTCGGCAAGAACGGTTGGCCGCAAACGCGTCCGTAAACGCTCAGGATTCGCAGATCTTCCAGCATCAATTGTCCCGACTGCGAAGGCAAATGCTGATGCAAACGATCGAGGGCCTGAAGAGAAGTCTCGAGGATCAGTCCGCCACTTTGAAGCAGACGTGTTTGGAACCGGTAATGACCGATCGATTGCCCTGAACCGATCGCGAAATCGAAAAGAATCGACATCTCCTCGTAGAATTGGCTCGCGATCGGCGAATCCGGCCGGTCATGTCGCTGTGGAACAAtcacgacgacgacaacgacggcGGCGACGACGATTCGCGCATCGAAGATCATCGAGCGACGATCCGCGACGAACAACTTAAGCGCGACACGCGGTTACGCTCTTCTTCGTGTAACGTTCTGCCGAATTATAACATGTGATGCTCACGAAACGCGTCGAATCACCGTGAAACGACGATGATCGACACGATCTAGCCGAATTTCTATCTATCTATTCGTTTAGAAGGGAATCGATCTATTTTTCTGTCTGTTTACACGGTAAGGGAGTCAAAATTaagaatatgaaatattttctggGCATTGTTCTCGCGTTTTTTGCTCGACGTGTTAAAAATGATTACGCCGCCGCGACTGTACGTGATCCCTTCGAGTCGTTTCAGGAAGAATCGCATCCACTGGAACGAAACCGGGaaatatctttttcaatttgcCGTTCTTACGATGAATTTCCTCTTATCGCGATTTGCTTTTTTATCCGCGCTTTCCTTTTCTTCGTCtcttacttttttattttttttttttttttcgatttgTCTTTTAACTTAACGATCGCAAACGATTCGCGTACTTTCACGGGCCTATTCGTAGATTAATTCTCGCGTCGACAGCATGCGCCGGTATCCCAATTTTctcgtacatatacatatattaactcGTAATGTTCCTATTTCTACTTCATACTTGCTACTTCCGAAGATAAACTGTCAAAGTAACAACGGACTAGGAGCAAAGTTGTCGTCGATTCCGTCGCTCGGTCGGAACAAACATTTCCCGTTAGTATACCAAAGATAATAATCTAGCACGGTAGTATAGAATCGTTTAGTTGATAATAGCATCATATGCTATATAGACGTTCATAATATTAGAAAGCTACTACTAGAATGTTTTCTTCTGAGTTTCGTAGAAAAATGATATTGATTCGCGTGGAGAAATCGTCGAGAGATCTTCCAAGATCGTCAGAATCGAATTCTTACCGTCGACGATCAGTTCGATTCTTCCTTCGTTCGATTCGTTACGTAAAATGTAATTCTCCTTCGCTGGTTCGACGTCGATGATATTCAACTCTGACGGTCTAATAGACGAAAAATACTTTCAGTCACGGTGATATTTTTGTGAGAATAGACTGATAGCGTTATCGACATATTATATCTTTAGACTTAAGCGTTCGATGACAATTGTTTCTTTGTGATTTACATATACGTTTCGAGTTCTCTCTCGGTAAGAGACGACAGTTCATAATACGCGCACAATATTTATGTTTGTGTTAGATGTGCTAGAGACCATAGTAAAAGATGTTAGAGAACAATAGTGGTAGCGAATACTAGTACGCTAGCTAGTTAGCCAGTTATCGACTATACAATGTCGtaatatcgttttttttttttttcttgatcCTCTCTTGTGATTTATTTGCCCGTTTCGTTGGGAACTGTGATTGCAACTTTCTTAGCCAGTTTTAAAGTTAACGCCGTAACACGTGAAATACCTATTAATTTCACAGTGAATCACGGTTGGCTCAGGTCAATTCATTCGCAACTTTTATACCCGATACGTGTGTATCTATACActcgtatacatatacacacatatatgtatatatgtttactttctcGTTCGAGAAGATTTAATTTctactttatttttactttatacaaGTAAACGAATATTGTTATCATCATTGCCATCATCAACATCGTCATCATCGTTATTATCATCATTGTCATTATTATCGTGACTATAATTTTCTTACGCGGAGAAGCTCGTTCCGGTCTGAATTAGCGTGAACGTGGTATGTCGAGTTTATGCCGATACGTCACTACAAAAATTTCCTAACTGAATATTGTTGTTTAGTATGACGACTTTATATTACTATTATCACCATCATCGTCATTCGTCATTATCGTTGCTATTACTAGTACTATTATTATCGTTTAGCAGTatcatcatcgtcatcgtcTTTATGGTTTTCATTACCTTAACTAATTAAGTAGACCGAAACATTCCGAAGGTAAGTACGCGCTAAAGAACGAGTTCTAATCGCATAGCTGACTAGTCTTGTTCAAACTCTTCTATGGCTTGTTGATTGGttaacgaataaaattttcaACCTCCCCCCTGCTAACGCGCAATGCTAGTCACCCGGTTATTCAGGTGCAGGGTATAATCGGCAATTTTCAATCAACTTGGAAGAGTTATAAAATTATTGTTGCAAATTTCCTCTGTACTAAACCATTTACGAGATTAAATGGTCTTTTTTTATATGATtatgaataaattatattacgtcGTTGGAAATGTGCATTCGTTTACCTTGGTTTTCTTTCCTACACGATTTAACGATGTCGCTAACTACGGTAGACCGTCTTACTTTTTCTTTGCCTAGCTTAGTAGTAGCAATAGTAAATATCTATCCTGTTCATGTtacaaatatgtatttattacatTATAGTAGATTTGTGTATACATGAATGTGCAAGAACGTGTAAATCATATTCTACGTTTTCAATGACAACAAACAAATAGCTTTTTATTATCTAgattagaaaattacaaatttcaaaTCGATATAGGCATCTTTGAATGTCtctagataaatatttaaatatatgtatgcaCAATACGCGCGCAGATTACACATGTATGTACATTGAAACAAATTGTTTAACAGAATACGATTAAAGTAGAGTATCGGCTTAGTAGTGAAAAGATGAGCAGACAAGAAAAAGACtacttttgtaaaatttatattgaATTCAAAGTATTTCTATTTTTCGTAGAGTATCCCATTATGTGTGAATTGATTGCAGTAACAAGCACTTAAAACTTGTTATTTCATTCTTTCAAATCTATGTTCTATTTCATAAATTCCAACAGGTTCTTTGATCTTGTCGCAATAATCAGCCCACTCTCCTTCGCTTAAATCTACATCTGTAAATACTTTTCCATCGTTTACGGCTTTAGCAATCCATCCCTCTCTTGCTGAGAAATCACTAGGTTCGAGGCCTCGACAATCGAATATCGCTATCGTTTGGAATTTCTCCTGATCGTTCGCGAGAAACGATTTGACGGAGTCCTCCAAGATGCTCATGGAATTTTCGCGAGAACAAAGTTTGCATTTGCTCGCAAAGTGATTCACTGAGTTTCCTCTTTGGCTTGGAATGGACTCGCTCAAAGATACATAATTCCATTTTTCTGATACTTCGCCACAATTACAGCAAGTAAATTTGAGGTACCATCTAAATTCTGTTCCCGATGGTTTCAGTTCCTCTATATTTTCTAACGTAGCTTTTATCTGAAATGCTATCTTTACCATTCTGATAAGATCTAACTCTCTCCGTTTTACGACAGTTCTTGATGTttcctatattattatatgtatatgtatatttgttaaaataatataacCTTATTGAGGTTATGTTACAAACGAATGATTCGTAAATGTACAAACGATATTTCTCTCCATACAATTAATTGCACAAATAACAGCACATGGACACTTCTGCACAAATTGTCTCGTTTTATACTATACTATCAATCGAGAGCTACTTTTAAACGAAGTATTATAAACGTATAGTAAATAGTTAAAGTAGAATTTGAATCGTGTATGTGCGCATGAGTACAATACCCGTTGGTAATGTAGAAAATGATTTAACAGGTAGTCTacaatttagtttttcatctataatCGTACATTTATTCGATGTACATTTATTACACGAGTCAGTGCTTTGGCAATGCTCTAATCAGGTCTCATACAAAATCGTTGCAGTGGTCACGTTGTTCGTAACCTGGATATTTATGAATAGCGGACAAAAGAAATAAGCATGAGACGAACAACTTTTCTTTCTGCAGTTTGTTTTTATATTCTAACAACATATTCTAATGCAGAAGATATTTTAGGTTGTGGTGGATTTTTGAAAAGTCATGCCGATATCGATTTTGCTAAAGTACAAATAAAATTGTGAGTAGTTTATGGAGCAGTTCCTAACCAAATCAAATTACAACGCAAATTACGATAGATAATGACTTAAACTTTCAATCTATTTAGATATACAAAATCTGGTAGCCTCAAAGATTCCACAGAGTGTGCCCCTAACAATGGATATTATTTCCTTCCTTTATACGATAAAGGGGAATACGTTTTGAAGGTAATAAGAAACAATATTAGAAAACTTCATAATAACCTGTTGTTTAATGTAtattaattaaagaaattaattaaagccATTGTATCTAGTtttgaatattaattttctgtttatatatatttaggTGGATCCACCTAGGGGATGGAGTTTCGAACCTACAGAAATTTTATTGGTCGTAGATGGAACTACGGATGCCTGCAGTGAAGGCAAAGATATCAATTTTACCTTTAAAGGTTTTGGTATCACAGGCAGGGTAAACTATCCATGTTTACGTTTTATACAAAATCTGATATATATGGAGTGATAAAAATTATTCTATGAGTTATTGGCAATActattaagaaatataaaacGGTTTAGGTTACCAGTTTAGGATCGGATTCTGGTCCTAAAGGTGTTACAGTATCATTGTATAAAGAAAGCAACAAGCAAGTTCCTGTTGGTACAACGGTTACCATGGAAGgtggtatattttattttacccCCATACAACCTGGACAATATGTACTTGTTGCGTCCCATCCCACGTGAGTATCATCAGGTTTGACTTAATTGTGTTACGAGACATGTCACATTGCGTTACTTTATTCTTTAGATGGATGTTGAAAGTAGATACTGTGAAAGTAACGGTACGAGAAGGCAACACAGAACTTCCCGATGGTAGTCTGGTAATTTATGGATACGATGTGAGCGGTCGAGTTATCAGCGAAGAAGAAGCAGTTAGTGGCGTAACATTTGTATTGTTTGGAGTAAGagtttcttatatttttctttctgaTATTTTTCCTATACACCTTGCAAAATTAACAAAATCTGATCTATTTGTCTTGCGTTTGCTTAGAACGGTGTAGCTAGGAATTGCGCAACGACACCTATAAGTAAAGATCTCGAATCTAGAAAGCCACTTTGTCACGTTGTATCGGATAAAAGTGGTAAATTCATGTTTCCAAGTTTATCACCTGGCGAATATAAACTTGTTCCGTATTATATCGGTGCTCAAACTAAATTTGATGTTCAACCGCCTGAATTATCGTTCAAAGTGAATCACAGCAGCGTCCTATTACGTCAAGGATTTAAAGTTACCGGCTTTACGGTAAATGGTATCGTCCGTACCGCTATCAACGGAGATCCTTTACCAGGAGCGAAAGTTTTACTTTCTCAAAAGCAAATCGCTATAACGAATGAACACGGAAAATATGTATTGGATAATATAAAAGCCGGTCAATATATTCTGAAAGCTGAAAGCGGTACGTCAAGTTTAAGCTCAATTATTGTCTTTCTGCGGAAAATGCGAATTTCAGTTATTTATCTTGCGTTTCACTTCCTATAACGCTCAGAGGACCTACTGTTCAATGACAAATCGGTCAAGATCTCTCCCAATTCTCCGGAACTTCCCGTTTTGATACCAGTAGCGTACAAAGTTCGTGGCAAAGTTTCTTTATCGGCAGAGGGAGGTTTAGATCATCGAAAAGTTTCCATCCAGAATACGGCTACC
The Bombus affinis isolate iyBomAffi1 chromosome 2, iyBomAffi1.2, whole genome shotgun sequence genome window above contains:
- the LOC126928833 gene encoding CXXC motif containing zinc binding protein, translating into MERNIETSRTVVKRRELDLIRMVKIAFQIKATLENIEELKPSGTEFRWYLKFTCCNCGEVSEKWNYVSLSESIPSQRGNSVNHFASKCKLCSRENSMSILEDSVKSFLANDQEKFQTIAIFDCRGLEPSDFSAREGWIAKAVNDGKVFTDVDLSEGEWADYCDKIKEPVGIYEIEHRFERMK